A single region of the Candidatus Bathyarchaeota archaeon genome encodes:
- a CDS encoding nucleotide pyrophosphohydrolase, producing MKPVKDDEVTVGSLKNAVARFIRERGWERFHNPKNLAESICIESSELLENFQWVTTDESETYNEDSGRLSVVSSELADVIIYCLAFANVLNIDVAYSVTSKLRECERRYPKSDFYGRPPNLSKIRKA from the coding sequence TTGAAACCGGTTAAGGATGATGAAGTGACTGTTGGAAGCCTCAAGAATGCTGTTGCAAGATTCATACGTGAACGAGGATGGGAGAGGTTCCATAACCCAAAGAATCTGGCTGAATCCATATGCATCGAATCTTCAGAGTTGCTTGAGAATTTCCAGTGGGTTACGACAGATGAATCTGAGACTTACAATGAAGACAGTGGGAGGTTAAGCGTTGTATCAAGTGAGCTGGCTGACGTGATAATATACTGTCTTGCATTTGCCAATGTTTTGAACATTGATGTTGCATACTCTGTAACCTCGAAGCTCAGGGAGTGTGAGAGGAGATATCCTAAATCGGATTTCTACGGTAGGCCACCGAACCTTTCCAAAATCAGAAAAGCCTAA
- a CDS encoding isoleucine--tRNA ligase, translating into MPQKYSPKELEEEILDWWSRNHTYMKVKEQLRCRTKFYFLDGPPYVTNPPHVGTAWNKILKDTVIRYFRMRGYDVRDQPGYDCHGLPIEVKVEEDLKIKSKREIEESITIKKFIEHCKKYAEENLHIQTRIFKDLGVWMDWENPYLTYTNEYIESVWWAVKRADERGLLQKGLKVVHWCPRCETALAGYEVTDEYRMIRDQSIYVKFPLEDRENEYVLIWTTTPWTLPANVAVMVNPDFNYSRVEVDREIYIIAEARRQAVIGDLPSKVIETVKGENLEGLKYKSPLSDEVKIQTEPEVKDAHRIVLSREHVSMDEGTGCVHCAPGHGEEDFEVGQKYSLPTLNPVDQTGRFTYEAGKYAGKYVFDANQEIVEDLRRKSLLFKSTIIEHPYPHCWRCKTPLILRATEQWFIKITELKSRLFEENEKVRWVPEWAGSRRFRDWLLGARDWVISRQRYWGTPLPIWICKECEKRTVIGSMEELKAKAINITGDIELHRQDVDSIKIRCECGGEMERVPDIIDVWMDSGAASWASLRYPKDDKEFRRWWPADLIIEAHDQTRGWFYSQLGASIIAFDKAPYRAVLMHSHTLDSEGQKMSKSQGNFISPQEITDRYGRDALRLYELQRTIWEDFNFSTPTVEETLKELKVIWNVYTFASTYMNLDKFKPVDWPIGKGKLRPEDRWLISKTESLKLIVRREMENLNLHRVARLLGQYAVENLSRWYIKLVRRRFWQEKESPDKMAAYSTLYHALKTWVLLSAPFIPFITEKLYQEMVRPAEPTSAESIHMCEYPEPKIEHVDVQLEESMDLAREVVGAVLSARQTAKVKLRQPISRIVIVTGDPTVERALSGLDKVIQSQANTRKIEYVNLEEEEKLKRLTVNPNYKVLGPVFRGDTNLVAEELKRLDGRRALATLKERGSLTLEVGGKTFQIKPEMVTFKEEMPENLVSGTFSRGRVYIDLTMPKQLRIEGLVRDVVRRIQEMRRQLDLPVEAYIHTYIQTPSREESRSLDKNRDYIREEVRAKKLVFISKRTRRFKVDLEKEWIIEGRKYWIGIHRVKVDREVKPKKDRLAK; encoded by the coding sequence AAGATACTGAAGGACACGGTGATAAGATACTTCAGGATGCGTGGATACGATGTTAGAGACCAGCCTGGATACGATTGCCATGGACTACCGATAGAGGTTAAGGTTGAGGAGGACCTCAAGATAAAGAGTAAGAGAGAGATAGAGGAGTCTATAACCATCAAGAAGTTCATCGAACACTGCAAAAAGTATGCTGAGGAGAATCTGCATATTCAAACAAGGATCTTCAAAGATTTAGGAGTATGGATGGACTGGGAGAACCCTTACCTCACATACACCAACGAGTATATAGAGTCTGTATGGTGGGCGGTGAAGAGGGCTGATGAGAGGGGCCTCCTCCAGAAAGGGTTGAAGGTGGTCCACTGGTGCCCAAGATGTGAGACAGCCCTGGCAGGATATGAGGTCACAGATGAATATAGGATGATCAGGGACCAATCAATATACGTCAAGTTTCCATTAGAAGACAGAGAGAACGAATATGTTCTGATATGGACGACGACACCTTGGACCCTCCCAGCAAACGTAGCCGTCATGGTGAATCCGGACTTCAACTACTCCAGAGTCGAGGTCGATAGAGAGATATATATTATTGCCGAGGCGAGAAGGCAGGCTGTCATCGGCGACCTACCATCCAAAGTCATAGAGACCGTCAAAGGCGAGAATCTTGAAGGCTTAAAATATAAATCCCCACTCTCAGACGAAGTCAAGATCCAGACTGAACCTGAAGTTAAGGACGCCCATAGAATAGTTCTGAGCAGGGAACATGTCTCGATGGATGAGGGAACTGGATGCGTCCACTGCGCACCAGGCCACGGTGAAGAAGACTTCGAAGTCGGCCAGAAATATTCGTTACCAACATTGAACCCAGTAGATCAGACTGGAAGATTCACATATGAAGCTGGAAAGTATGCTGGGAAATATGTTTTCGACGCAAACCAAGAGATAGTTGAAGACCTAAGGAGAAAGAGTCTACTCTTCAAATCTACAATCATCGAGCATCCATACCCACACTGCTGGAGATGCAAGACACCATTGATACTGAGAGCCACCGAACAATGGTTCATAAAGATAACAGAATTGAAGAGCAGGCTATTCGAGGAGAATGAGAAGGTGAGGTGGGTTCCGGAATGGGCTGGGAGCAGAAGGTTCAGAGACTGGCTGCTCGGAGCCAGAGACTGGGTGATATCACGCCAAAGATATTGGGGAACCCCCCTCCCAATATGGATATGCAAAGAATGTGAAAAGAGAACCGTCATAGGTTCAATGGAAGAGTTGAAGGCCAAAGCCATAAACATCACCGGAGACATTGAGCTCCACAGACAGGATGTGGACTCCATAAAAATCAGATGTGAATGTGGTGGGGAGATGGAACGTGTCCCAGACATAATAGACGTATGGATGGATTCCGGAGCAGCCTCCTGGGCCTCCCTCAGATACCCAAAAGATGACAAGGAATTCAGAAGATGGTGGCCAGCAGACCTGATCATAGAGGCACATGACCAGACGAGAGGATGGTTTTACTCACAGCTCGGCGCAAGCATCATAGCTTTCGATAAGGCACCTTACAGAGCCGTCCTGATGCACAGCCACACATTAGACTCTGAAGGTCAGAAGATGAGTAAGTCCCAAGGCAACTTCATCTCACCCCAAGAAATAACCGATAGATACGGTAGAGACGCCCTGAGACTCTACGAGCTGCAAAGAACAATCTGGGAAGACTTCAACTTCTCAACACCAACAGTAGAGGAGACCCTCAAGGAGCTCAAAGTAATATGGAATGTCTACACGTTCGCGAGTACCTATATGAACCTGGACAAGTTCAAACCTGTAGATTGGCCTATAGGTAAGGGGAAGCTGAGGCCAGAAGACAGGTGGCTGATCTCCAAGACTGAGAGTCTGAAACTTATCGTCAGGAGAGAGATGGAGAACCTGAATCTACACAGAGTTGCAAGGCTCCTCGGCCAGTACGCTGTTGAGAACCTGAGTCGATGGTACATAAAACTTGTAAGACGCCGATTCTGGCAGGAGAAGGAGAGTCCAGACAAGATGGCAGCCTACTCAACACTATACCATGCCCTCAAGACATGGGTACTCTTGAGCGCACCGTTCATACCCTTCATCACTGAGAAACTGTATCAGGAAATGGTGAGGCCGGCCGAGCCTACATCGGCTGAGAGCATACATATGTGCGAATACCCTGAACCAAAAATCGAACATGTAGATGTCCAGCTTGAAGAGAGCATGGATTTGGCTAGAGAAGTCGTCGGCGCAGTCTTGAGTGCAAGACAAACTGCGAAAGTTAAGCTGAGACAGCCAATATCAAGAATCGTAATAGTAACAGGTGACCCAACCGTTGAGAGGGCCCTAAGCGGCTTAGATAAGGTGATTCAATCCCAAGCGAACACTAGGAAGATCGAGTATGTCAACCTCGAAGAGGAGGAGAAGCTCAAAAGATTAACGGTCAACCCCAACTACAAAGTCTTAGGTCCAGTATTCAGGGGGGACACAAATCTTGTAGCTGAGGAATTGAAGAGACTCGACGGCAGACGTGCACTTGCTACTCTAAAAGAGAGAGGAAGCCTAACATTGGAGGTTGGAGGAAAAACCTTCCAGATAAAACCTGAAATGGTCACGTTCAAGGAGGAGATGCCGGAGAACCTAGTATCAGGAACCTTCAGCAGAGGAAGAGTTTACATCGACCTAACAATGCCTAAACAATTGCGGATAGAAGGTTTGGTAAGGGATGTTGTCAGACGCATCCAAGAGATGAGGAGACAACTAGATCTGCCTGTAGAGGCATACATCCACACATACATCCAAACCCCAAGCAGAGAGGAGAGTAGATCCCTAGACAAGAATAGGGATTATATACGTGAAGAGGTCAGAGCTAAGAAGCTTGTCTTCATAAGCAAGAGAACCCGCAGATTCAAAGTCGACCTGGAGAAGGAGTGGATAATAGAAGGCAGGAAATATTGGATAGGAATACATAGAGTCAAGGTCGACAGAGAGGTCAAACCTAAAAAAGATAGATTGGCGAAGTAG
- a CDS encoding phosphohydrolase yields MVRLSFPDTCPGIVKLVRPTPEYITCPKCKRTLEIWSDEKETVCDGCGAKVSREMGTLCLEYCDYADKCRELMRQRTARSP; encoded by the coding sequence TTGGTTAGACTCAGTTTTCCAGATACGTGCCCAGGCATAGTCAAGCTTGTGAGGCCGACTCCAGAATATATAACCTGCCCTAAATGTAAGAGAACATTAGAGATTTGGAGCGATGAGAAGGAGACTGTCTGTGACGGTTGCGGAGCCAAGGTTTCGAGGGAGATGGGAACTTTGTGCCTGGAGTACTGTGATTATGCTGATAAATGTAGGGAGTTAATGAGGCAGAGGACTGCCAGAAGCCCTTGA